In Arachis stenosperma cultivar V10309 chromosome 1, arast.V10309.gnm1.PFL2, whole genome shotgun sequence, one DNA window encodes the following:
- the LOC130961829 gene encoding cysteine-rich receptor-like protein kinase 42 has protein sequence MLQLKVVTITLIWWWWTWHLHGAVVVADPQVNLINQGCSSYNETNLRSFFANINGTFSELRSDIVNESKHFGTAQEARGEVITYTMFQCRNYLSQRDCLSCFNNATIQIRNCSNGNGARVIYDGCFLRYESNIFFSQTTEPGNGVKCGNKTGKGGNDFVSAGKQALMNLQTATPKIKGFYAATKTQLANNNGGAIYAVAQCVETATQSDCLACMNVGYNNLQTCLPNSDGRAYDAGCFMRYSQTPFFSDNQTIDITPYLTQGGSSKKWAIIGGVGGGVVLVVILLALFAWYRHSKKPKRVPRGDILGATELKGPVSYKYNDLKAATKNFSEENKLGEGGFGNVYKGTLKNGKVVAVKKLILGQTDKMEDHFESEVKLISNVHHRNLVRLLGCCSKGQERILVYEYMANSSLDRFLFGNKKGSLNWRQRCDIILGTARGLAYLHEEFHVSIIHRDIKSGNILLDDDLQPKIADFGLARLLPGDQSHLSTRFAGTLGYTAPEYAIHGQLSEKADTYSYGIVVLEIISGQKSTEMKVDDNGHEYLLQRAWKLHEEGMHIELVDKSIEVNEYETGEVKKIIEIALMCTQASASMRPTMSEVVVLLKSKGLFENMQPSMPVFVESNMKARGDISASTAGSSTTTSNATVSTSIVSAR, from the exons atgTTGCAACTTAAGGTGGTGACCATAACCCTAATATGGTGGTGGTGGACATGGCATCTTCACGGTGCAGTTGTTGTTGCAGATCCTCAAGTGAATCTAATAAACCAAGGGTGCAGTTCATACAACGAAACCAACTTGAGAAGCTTCTTTGCCAACATCAATGGAACGTTTTCGGAGCTTAGGAGTGATATAGTGAATGAAAGCAAGCACTTTGGAACTGCACAAGAAGCGAGGGGAGAGGTTATCACATACACAATGTTTCAGTGCAGAAACTATCTTTCTCAAAGGGATTGTCTGAGTTGCTTCAACAACGCTACCATTCAAATTCGGAATTGTTCAAATGGTAATGGTGCCAGAGTCATCTATGATGGTTGCTTCCTAAG GTATGAGAGCAATATCTTCTTCAGCCAAACAACTGAACCTGGGAATGGTGTAAAATGTGGGAACAAAACAGGAAAAGGAGGCAATGATTTTGTTTCAGCTGGAAAACAAGCTCTAATGAATCTCCAAACAGCAACACCAAAAATCAAAGGATTTTATGCTGCCACTAAGACACAATTGGCTAATAATAATGGTGGTGCAATCTATGCTGTTGCACAGTGTGTTGAAACTGCCACTCAAAGTGATTGTTTGGCATGCATGAATGTTGGATACAACAATTTGCAAACATGTCTTCCTAATTCTGATGGTAGGGCTTATGATGCTGGTTGTTTTATGAGATATTCACAGACTCCCTTTTTTTCTGATAATCAAACCATTGATATCACTCCATACTTGACCCAAG GAGGTTCAAGCAAGAAGTGGGCCATTATAGGTGGTGTTGGTGGAGGTGTAGTTCTTGTTGTGATCCTACTTGCATTATTTGCATGGTATAGACATTCCAAAAAACCCAAAAGGGTTCCTAGAG GGGATATATTGGGAGCAACCGAGTTGAAAGGTCCAGTTAGTTACAAGTATAATGATTTGAAAGCTGCAACAAAAAATTTCagtgaagaaaataaattaggaGAAGGGGGTTTTGGTAATGTGTACAAG GGTACTCTTAAAAATGGAAAAGTTGTTGCAGTGAAGAAATTGATTTTGGGGCAAACTGACAAAATGGAAGATCATTTTGAGAGTGAAGTAAAGCTGATTAGTAATGTGCACCATAGGAATCTGGTGAGGCTTCTTGGTTGTTGTAGCAAAGGCCAAGAGAGAATCCTTGTTTATGAATACATGGCAAATAGTAGCCTTGACAGATTCTTATTTG GTAACAAGAAAGGCTCCCTGAATTGGAGACAACGTTGTGACATAATTTTAGGGACAGCAAGGGGATTGGCCTATCTTCATGAGGAATTCCATGTTTCTATTATTCACAGAGATATAAAGAGTGGAAATATTCTATTGGATGATGATCTTCAACCTAAAATTGCTGATTTTGGTTTGGCTAGACTTCTTCCAGGGGATCAATCTCATCTTAGCACAAGATTTGCAGGAACATT AGGATATACAGCACCTGAATATGCAATTCATGGCCAATTATCAGAAAAAGCAGACACTTATAGTTATGGCATTGTAGTTCTAGAAATTATAAGTGGTCAAAAGAGTACCGAAATGAAGGTTGACGATAATGGACATGAATATCTTCTTCAACGA gCATGGAAACTGCACGAGGAAGGAATGCACATAGAGTTAGTGGACAAAAGCATAGAAGTTAATGAATATGAAACAGGGGAAGTGaagaaaataatagaaattgCATTGATGTGCACTCAAGCATCAGCATCAATGAGACCAACAATGTCTGAAGTAGTTGTGTTACTAAAAAGCAAAGGCTTATTTGAGAATATGCAACCTTCAATGCCTGTGTTTGTTGAGTCAAATATGAAAGCCAGAGGAGATATTTCTGCTTCAACCGCTGGTTCCTCTACAACTACTTCCAATGCTACTGTCTCCACTTCTATAGTATCAGCAAGATGA